One genomic segment of Drosophila melanogaster chromosome 3R includes these proteins:
- the sowi gene encoding solwind codes for MENLDATIDSMENSRFAALYGSLIKELTLTSELSQTDITCLLVVYYKFSKANGPQCKQMTKKQFYQIFLVLFNVASVQVIERTLLAITKDTKYVSPRAWIHLFDLYTTNDIQVRMRFAFEVYDTKGTGVIDREQVGTACEKFFYGEDEDELNELKADMTEFLMKKFDLDKDGVISYEDYSTVVEQQPILVEFLGWLFPSKEDKDLMAHCINLQLKMN; via the exons ATGGAAAACCTAGACGCCACCATAGATAGCATGGAGAACAGTCGGTTTGCAGCGCTCTACGGGAGTTTGATCAAGGAGTTAACCCTAACTTCGGAGTTGTCCCAGACGGACATCACCTGTTTGCTCGTCGTTTATTACAAGTTCTCAAAGGCCAACGGACCGCAGTGCAAGCAGATGACCAAGAAGCAGTTCTATCAGATCTTCTTGGTGCTCTTCAACGTGGCCAGTGTCCAGGTGATCGAACGCACTCTGCTCGCGATCACAAAAGATACGAAATATGTCAGTCCCAGGGCCTGGATCCACCTCTTCGATCTCTACACAACCAATGACATTCAAGTGCGAATGCGATTTGCTTTCGAG GTCTATGATACCAAAGGCACTGGCGTTATTGATCGCGAGCAAGTTGGCACGGCTtgtgaaaaatttttttacgGCGAAGACGAAGATGAACTTAATGAACTTAAGGCG GATATGACCGAGTTCCTAATGAAGAAGTTTGATCTGGACAAGGACGGAGTCATTTCCTACGAGGACTATTCTACTGTCGTGGAACAGCAGCCAATTTTAGTGGAGTTCTTAGGTTGGTTATTTCCATCAAAAGAGGACAAAGATCTTATGGCCCATTGCATTAACCTGCAacttaaaatgaattaa
- the CG15177 gene encoding uncharacterized protein, isoform A: MENLDSTVDSTENSKFSALYGGLIKEIAATSKMSTLDITCLLCVYYKFVRFNGPGAKQMKKNQFYQIYLVLFNVANVQVIERSLLAITKDTKYVSPRAWVDLFELYTTEDLERRMKFAFEVYDTKNTGVIDREQVGVACEKFFHEGDDEDELIELRADMTEFIMKKFDVDKDGVISFEDYSSVVSQQPVLVEFLGWLFPSNEERDLMAHVINMDSMLNYCNPDAK; encoded by the exons ATGGAAAACCTAGACTCCACTGTCGATAGCACCGAGAACAGCAAGTTCTCGGCCCTGTACGGTGGATTGATTAAGGAGATCGCTGCAACCTCGAAGATGTCCACCTTGGACATCACCTGTTTGCTTTGCGTTTACTACAAGTTCGTCAGGTTCAACGGACCTGGCGCCAAACAGATGAAGAAGAATCAGTTCTACCAGATCTACTTGGTGCTCTTCAACGTGGCCAATGTTCAGGTGATTGAACGCTCCCTTCTGGCCATCACCAAGGATACCAAGTACGTGAGTCCCCGTGCCTGGGTTGATCTCTTTGAGCTGTACACCACAGAGGATCTGGAGCGCCGTATGAAGTTTGCCTTTGAA GTTTATGACACCAAGAACACCGGAGTTATCGATCGCGAgcaggtgggcgtggcatgcgAGAAATTCTTCCACGAAGGCGACGACGAAGATGAACTAATTGAGCTCAGAGCG GACATGACTGAATTTATTATGAAGAAGTTTGATGTAGACAAGGATGGAGTCATTTCGTTTGAGGACTACTCCTCGGTTGTTTCACAACAACCCGTTTTGGTTGAGTTCTTGGGCTGGCTATTTCCATCGAACGAAGAAAGGGATCTTATGGCCCATGTTATCAACATGGACTCCATGCTCAATTATTGTAATCCGGACGCAAAATAG
- the CG15177 gene encoding uncharacterized protein, isoform B, with product MENLDSTVDSTENSKFSALYGGLIKEIAATSKMSTLDITCLLCVYYKFVRFNGPGAKQMKKNQFYQIYLVLFNVANVQVIERSLLAITKDTKYVSPRAWVDLFELYTTEDLERRMKFAFEVYDTKNTGVIDREQVGVACEKFFHEGDDEDELIELRAKFDVDKDGVISFEDYSSVVSQQPVLVEFLGWLFPSNEERDLMAHVINMDSMLNYCNPDAK from the exons ATGGAAAACCTAGACTCCACTGTCGATAGCACCGAGAACAGCAAGTTCTCGGCCCTGTACGGTGGATTGATTAAGGAGATCGCTGCAACCTCGAAGATGTCCACCTTGGACATCACCTGTTTGCTTTGCGTTTACTACAAGTTCGTCAGGTTCAACGGACCTGGCGCCAAACAGATGAAGAAGAATCAGTTCTACCAGATCTACTTGGTGCTCTTCAACGTGGCCAATGTTCAGGTGATTGAACGCTCCCTTCTGGCCATCACCAAGGATACCAAGTACGTGAGTCCCCGTGCCTGGGTTGATCTCTTTGAGCTGTACACCACAGAGGATCTGGAGCGCCGTATGAAGTTTGCCTTTGAA GTTTATGACACCAAGAACACCGGAGTTATCGATCGCGAgcaggtgggcgtggcatgcgAGAAATTCTTCCACGAAGGCGACGACGAAGATGAACTAATTGAGCTCAGAGCG AAGTTTGATGTAGACAAGGATGGAGTCATTTCGTTTGAGGACTACTCCTCGGTTGTTTCACAACAACCCGTTTTGGTTGAGTTCTTGGGCTGGCTATTTCCATCGAACGAAGAAAGGGATCTTATGGCCCATGTTATCAACATGGACTCCATGCTCAATTATTGTAATCCGGACGCAAAATAG
- the sunz gene encoding sungrazer, translated as MNRIDLTLDDMANNKFLTMYSTLIKSFAASTEFSTNEVVSLLIVFYKYALNNRSRMMSTSQLYNLFLVSFGIFDVTIIDRISMNITQDGRSVSPEAWMRLFCVFFNGSLQERMKFAFEVYTSGGAVVLNREVVGVAIEQFFTGDDDDEVNELRADMCEFIFGKFDTDKDGVIAFEEYAEIVQNQPGLLEFLGKIFPDDKDRSLVAYCHNIESMFPPEGLY; from the exons ATGAACCGCATCGACCTTACCCTGGACGACATGGCCAACAACAAGTTCCTCACCATGTACAGTACTTTGATCAAGAGCTTCGCTGCCTCCACGGAGTTTTCCACCAACGAAGTGGTCAGCTTGCTGATCGTGTTTTACAAGTACGCCCTGAACAACAGGTCCCGCATGATGTCCACCAGCCAGCTGTACAATCTATTCCTCGTCAGCTTTGGGATCTTCGACGTGACCATCATCGACCGGATTTCGATGAATATCACGCAGGATGGCCGATCAGTCTCTCCAGAAGCCTGGATGCGGCTGTTCTGTGTGTTCTTCAACGGAAGTCTGCAGGAGCGAATGAAGTTCGCATTTGAG GTTTATACAAGCGGTGGTGCTGTGGTTCTGAATCGCGAGGTGGTCGGCGTGGCCATTGAACAATTCTTCACtggcgatgacgacgacgaggtCAACGAATTGCGAGCG GACATGTGCGAGTTCATATTCGGAAAATTCGACACTGACAAGGATGGGGTGATAGCGTTTGAAGAGTACGCCGAAATTGTACAGAATCAGCCTGGATTGCTCGAGTTTTTGGGTAAAATATTCCCGGATGACAAGGACAGATCACTGGTGGCGTACTGCCACAACATTGAGTCTATGTTTCCGCCAGAAGGTTTATattaa
- the CG31286 gene encoding uncharacterized protein, whose protein sequence is MLLIRSLVIVFLVAISEFDRNFAINHDNAGIVLREINKRRDRHGVPKLTLDNVLSKGCQSYAWKLSKSATLNYSDPTNKDYTESICRFEVKRGALSRCVKNWYNGRKFDILDPKAKDFTAMIWRSSVSLGYGDANINALQGVFVVRYTPPGNVKGLYTDNVPPRKRKQKKKKRENKQKEDCASRQDNRYVLLLSILSLVSTNWQS, encoded by the exons ATGCTTTTAATAAGGAGTCTAGTAATTGTGTTTTTAGTAGCGATAAGCGAG TTCGATCGAAACTTTGCCATAAACCATGACAATGCTGGAATAGTTCTAAGGGAAATAAACAAGAGAAGAGATCGCCATGGAGTCCCAAAATTGACATTGGACAACGTGCTCAGTAAGGGATGCCAAAGTTATGCTTGG AAACTGTCCAAGTCGGCGACTCTTAACTATTCGGACCCCACTAACAAGGATTACACAGAAAGCATCTGCAGATTTGAAGTAAAGAGGGGAGCACTGTCGAGATGTGTCAAGAACTGGTATAATGGAAGGAAGTTCGATATTTTAGACCCCAAGGCTAAAGATTTTACTGCCATGATTTGGAGGTCGTCCGTTTCCTTGGGATATGGCGACGCTAACATAAA TGCTCTTCAAGGGGTTTTCGTGGTCAGATATACTCCACCTGGGAATGTGAAAGGATTATACACGGATAATGTTCCTCCcaggaaaagaaaacaaaagaaaaaaaagagggaaaacaaacaaaaaga AGACTGTGCGAGTCGTCAGGATAATCGATATGTCTTATTGTTGTCCATTCTTTCCTTGGTGTCTACTAATTGGCAAAGTTGA
- the Ass gene encoding argininosuccinate synthase, isoform B yields MPKETVILAYSGGLDTSCVLKWLLDKQYEVICVLADVGQKEDFTAAEKKALKIGAKKVIVADVKQSFVEDYIWPAVQMGLVYEERYLLGTSLARPCISVALMEVAREYGAKYLAHGATGKGNDQVRFELCAYALKPDLKIIAPWRDVEFCCQFQGRQDLIAYAQQHGIEVSAKPATPWSTDANILHISYESGILEDPNTVAPENLYEMTVDPLTRAPRDPVHLVIQFDRGLPSSVEDLPGGRVYTKPLEMLDFLNKLGGSYGIGRIDIVENRFVGLKSRGVYETPGGTILFAAHQDLEVFALDREVLRTKQVLRDRMADYVYNGFWFSPEAIYARKCIELAEQRVSGKVTVELAPGYCRAIARKAAKDVGALYNEQLVSMDVHGGYVPQDAGGFIAINAVRIREHVRAFGAYDVPTKKN; encoded by the exons ATGCCTAAGGAAACCGTAATTTTGGCTTACTCCGGTGGCCTGGACACTAGTTGCGTCCTCAAGTGGTTGCTGGACAAGCAGTATGAGGTCATTTGCGTCCTGGCCGATGTAGGCCAGAAGGAAGATTTCACCGCCGCCGAGAAGAAGGCTCTTAAGATTGGCGCAAAAAAG GTTATCGTGGCCGATGTCAAGCAGTCCTTCGTCGAGGACTATATCTGGCCGGCCGTACAAATGGGTCTGGTGTACGAGGAGCGCTATCTACTGGGCACTTCTCTGGCCAGGCCCTGCATCAGTGTAGCCCTGATGGAGGTCGCCCGCGAGTATGGAGCCAAGTATCTGGCCCACGGAGCCACCGGAAAGGGAAACGACCAGGTGCGCTTCGAGTTGTGCGCCTACGCCCTGAAACCGGATCTGAAG ATCATCGCTCCCTGGAGGGATGTAGAATTCTGCTGCCAGTTTCAAGGTCGACAGGACCTCATTGCCTATGCCCAGCAACACGGAATCGAGGTAAGCGCCAAGCCAGCCACACCCTGGAGCACCGATGCCAACATCCTGCACATCAGCTACGAGTCCGGAATACTCGAAGATCCCAACACAGTGGCTCCGGAAAATCTCTACGAGATGACAGTCGATCCCCTGACAAGGGCTCCACGGGATCCGGTTCACTTGGTCATTCAATTTGATCGGGGACTGCCCTCCAGTGTGGAGGATTTGCCCGGCGGTCGGGTCTACACTAAACCCCTGGAGATGCTAGATTTCCTCAATAAGCTTGGCGGATCATATGGCATTGGGCGGATTGACATCGTGGAAAATCGCTTTGTGGGACTGAAGTCCCGGGGGGTGTACGAGACGCCTGGAGGCACCATCCTCTTTGCTGCCCACCAGGACCTCGAGGTGTTTGCTTTGGACCGCGAAGTACTCCGCACCAAGCAGGTTCTCCGGGATCGCATGGCCGACTACGTGTACAATGGCTTCTGGTTCAGTCCCGAGGCAATTTATGCCCGTAAATGTATCGAGTTGGCCGAGCAGCGGGTCTCCGGGAAGGTCACCGTGGAACTGGCCCCAGGCTATTGCCGTGCCATCGCCCGAAAGGCGGCGAAGGATGTGGGAGCTCTTTACAACGAACAGCTCGTATCTATGGACGTCCATGGTGGCTATGTGCCGCAGGATGCCGGTGGATTTATCGCCATCAATGCGGTCCGAATCAGGGAACATGTCCGAGCGTTCGGTGCCTACGATGTGCCAACGAAGAAAAACTGA